DNA sequence from the Syntrophobacterales bacterium genome:
GATTTCTCTTTTCAGTAAATACTTTTCACACCATAGACACTGGCAACGGTCAATCATGATTTTCGCTTGGGCAGGCAGACAAAAGAAAAAGATGGGGGAGGCGAGAATGATCCTGTCCGCCCCCCTGATAGCCTCGTATATATCCACCATCCCATCCTTAATCACGCATACGCCAGTATCTGTGCATCCGCCACAATTCTGGCACGGCGTTATGTTCATGCTGTTGAGCCTGAAAAGAGTCACCCGGTGAAGAGAGGGGTCTATTGCCTTCAGGGCTTCCGTGATAAGAATATCCGTGTTCCCTCCCTGTCGTGGGCTGGCATGGAAGGCGGCGATTATGCTCAACTAATTACCCCGTGTCACAAACGGTCTAATCGGCCTTGTAAAACGCCACTTTTCTTGCCCCGCACACAGGGCACAGGTCAGGGGCTTCTCTCTCGGCCGTATACCCGCAGACCTTGCAAATGTAATAGTCGTGTTCCTCATTCTTTCCAAGCTCCTCCAAAGCTTTTTGATAGAGAGCCGCGTGAATCTTCTCAACTTCATTTGCAATTGTGAAACTTCTTTCAGCTCCCTTATTACCCTCACCCTGGGCATCTACGATCATGGCAGGGTACATATTTTGAAATTCAAAAGACTCTCCGCTGACTGCAGTCTCCAGATTTTCCCTCGTGCTTCTGATTCCCGCCAATTCTCTCAGGTGATTGTGTGCGTGCACCGTCTCCGCTTCGGCGGCGGCCCTGAAAAGTTTCGCAACTTGTTTGTAACCTTCTTCCTCGGCTTTCTTCGCAAAGGCAAGGTATTTTCTGTTGGCCTGGGACTCACCTGCAAAAGCTTCCTTCAGATCTTTCTCTGTTTTTGACATGCCACCCTCCATGTATTTTTGAATAAGCCGTTTCTCTGGAAATCAGGCCCAGACCAGGAACCAAGACTCCCGTCCTATATCTTACCTTTTCTCTTCAAATGCGTCCTGTGGCGCATTGCAAACAGGACATCTCCAGTCATCAGGAAGATCTTCAAACTTTTTACCATTTTTTGCCTCATCATAGTCATATCCACACACAGTACACGTCCACATCGTCATTGCCCCTCCTTATTCGAATTTTTTGTGGTATTCTTTAACCTTCACAGCAAAATCCCTTCCGAATTCATAGCACTTCCGATCATCTTCCTCCGACGGTCTGTACATTACTTCCAGGCCCGGTTCCGCAACTTCAACAGCCGTCCGTTTTATCATGCTGTAGGCTTCCTTCACGGCTCCGCCTCCCCATCCAAAACTTCCGAACGCACCCATTATTCTGTTTTTAGGCTTCAGTCCTCCGAGGTGATACAGGAATTTTGCAACCGACGGGAAAAGCACGTTATTCATGGTAGGACTCCCAACAAGACAACCTCTCGCTTTCCATAACTCTTTGATTGCGACACTCATAGACGTTGCTCTCAGTTTTATCACTTTACAGTCCACTCCCTCATCTTTTATTCCCTGCGCCATAGGCACTGTCATCCTCTCCGTGCTATGCCACATGGTGTCATAAATGAGGGCTACCCTGAGATCAGCCTTGCCGTTTGCCATATCAAGATACATCTGAAGCACCTTGCCGGGGTCCTTCCGCCATATCACACCATGATCAGGGGCAATCATATCAATCTCAATGCCGGCTTTCACGATCTCGCCTATCTTCGCCTTTATCAGTTGCCCGAAGGGCATAAGTATATTCGCATAATAATCTTTCACTGAATCTTCCAATTCGAAGGTTGACGCACATCCTACAAATTCATCGTCAAACCGGGACGCACTGGCAAAGTGCTGGCCGAACGCATCCTGGGAAATGAGCAACTTTGCCTCTTTTATATAGGTAACCATCGAATCGGGCCAATGCAGCATGGGTGTTTCGAGAAAAAGAAGAGTATGCTTTCCTGTGCTTAGGGTATCTCCATTTTTGACTATCTTGAATGTCCACTTCGACACATCAAAGTGTCTCTCCAGGCCCTTCTTGCCTCTTTCTGTGATATAGATTACAGCTTGGGGTATTAGTTTCATTATGGCATCAATGCCGCCCGCATGGTCAGGCTCTATGTGGTTTATCACAAGATTTTCTATACGGGAAAAATCGGTGAGACGCTTGATATTCTCAATAGTCTCATCTGCAAACTCCTGTTTAACGCAGTCAACGAGGGTAACATGCTCATCCATAATAAGGTAGTTATTGTAGCTCGTCCCGTTATGTGTGATGTACCCGTGAAAATCCCTTACACCCCAGTCAATTGCTCCCACCCAGTGTATGCCTGGTTTAATCTCTACCGCTTTCATAGGTTCCTCCTTGTTTTGAATCGTTTTTACGTCGAGATGCAATCACGTACTGCCGGGATAAAAACTTGAGCCGGCCCGGAAAGCCTCCCTCGTCCCAAATGACTGCATGCTTACATGATTAAAAATAAGACATGAATGGAAAAATATCAAGTCCGAAGGAACATTTTACAACAAGTGGTCGTTTTTGATTCGCCCTCTACACTATTCGCTCTACGCTCCACGTCATCCGCACTTGACCGCACTCGACGTTGCATGGTATTAAGACTAGATGTATATGACAAGGGTCTATTATCAGGATACGGATGCGGGCGGCGTCGTCTATTTTGCGAATTATCTCAGGTTCGTTGAAAAATCTTGGTTTGAGTATCTTATGTCCATTGGAATCTCCCTTCCTGAGTGGGAAAAGTCGGATACCTACGTAATGGTCAAGACGGTGTTCCTTGATATGTCTGAAAAGGTCATGTACGGGGATCTGATCCGAGTCGACACATCCGTGAAAGAGGTGAAGAATACAAATTTCGTCCTGATCCACACGATCACGAAAGAAGACCGGGCCGTGACAAAGATAGAGACAAGAATGGTTTGTGTCGACGGCAGTGGCAAGCTCAAGAGAATGCCAAAACCTTTCATGGAAAATCTGGCGAACAGAGTAGTCGCGACGTAAAAAACCACTTCCTCCTGCTTACGCTGAGGTCCCGCCCTTCCATGCCGCCACAGGCTCAGCCCATAAATTTTCTGAATATATCTCTGGCAATAATTATTCTTTGGATTTGATTTGTGCCTTCGTAAATCTGTGTCGCCTTAGCGTCCCTCATCATACGCTCAACAGGGTAGTCTTTGGTGTACCCGCAGCCTCCAAGAATCTGCACCGCGTCGGTCGTCACCTTCATTGCCGCATCAGCAGAAAAAAGCTTCGCCATGGCGGAAAGTTTATCGACACCTATGGCGCTCATCTTGTCTCTTTCGTACACCTTCATATCAAGGAGATGGGCTGCGTCATAGACAAGAGCCCGCGCCGCCTCTACTTGGATCGCCATATCGGCGATCATAAACTGGATGCCTTCGAAATCTGCAAGCTTCTGTCCAAACTGTACGCGCTTCCATGCATATTCAACCGAAAAATCAAGTGCCCCCTGGGCGATACCCACAGCCTGGGCACCAACAGCCGGTCTGGAAAGATTGAGAGTCGACATTGCAATATCCCATCCCTGCCCCACTTCACCCAGCATATTATCCTTTGTGAGTCTCACATTATCAAACGTGACCTCTGAGAGATCGGAACCGATCATCCCCATCTTATCTTCATTTTTACCCACAATAACACCAGGGTAATCCTTCTCCACATAGAACGCCGTGATTCCGTTTGTTCTCAGTTTCGAGTCAGTGGTCGCGAAAACGGTAATGAACTGCGCGTTCGCCCCGTTTGTGATCATCGCTTTCTTGCCGTTTAAGTACCAATATTCGCCATCCTTCACCACATTGGTCCTCATGTGCGATGCGTCCGAACCCGCCTCCGGCTCGGTAAGCGCAAAGGCTACCAGATGCGGCTTGTCTGGGTCGGCGATCTTGCCATAAATGTATTCTTTCTGTTCGTCATTCGCCGCCACCATAAAAGGCATGACGCCCACGTTATGGGCAAGCGGTATGAGGGAAGCAGTCCCAGAAACCTTCGCCAGTTCTTCAATAACAAGGCAGAGGGATGTAATATCGCCATCAAGACCTCCAAAACGCTCCGGCAGCATGAGATAGAGGAGGCCATGCTTGTTATACAAATCTACGAGATCCCATGGAAAAGCGCCTGTCGCATCTATATCTTTTGCCCTTGGGGCAACTTTATCTTTCGCCAATTTTTCCGCAATCTTTTGAATCATCAAGTGTTTTTCCGAAAGATTTAGCATGCGGTTAACCTCCTTTTTGTTGACAAAGCCGTCTATTATTAACATAATTTTCCTGTTAATCAAAGGAAAAAGGAGGCTCAATGTCGAAGGTATATTTTACAGATCTAAGGACATCACCGAAACGAAACCTTTTTAATAAAATAGAAGACCTGTTGAATCGGACTAAAATCGATACAAAAATTGCACTGAATGACCTAGTAGCGGTAAAGCTCCATTTTGGCGAATATGGAGGCACAGCCTTTCTCAGGCCTGTTTATCTCAGGATCGTGGTGGACCGGGTCAAGAAGGCAGGGGGGAAGCCGTTCCTTACGGACACGAACACCCTCTATGCTGGTTCCAGGAGTGATTCCGTAAGTCACCTCTCCACCGCCATGGCGAACGGTTTTGACTACTCGTGCACCGGTGCGCCCATTATCATCGCAGACGGACTTCGAGGGGCAAACGGCGAAAAAATATCAATTCCCGGAGAAGAACTGAAAGAAGTGAGCATCGCCAGAGAAATAGTGAATGCGGACGCAATGGTTGTGGTAACCCATGTCAAGGCCCATGATATTTCGGGATTCGGAGGAGCACTCAAGAATCTGGGTATGGGGTGCGCAACAAGGGAAGGAAAACTTGTTCAGCACAGCACCGTAGCGCCTATGATCAACCCTAAGCAATGCAAAGGCTGTAAATTTTGCCTCAAATACTGTCCTGCCGGGGCTATTTCCATGATGGATAA
Encoded proteins:
- a CDS encoding flavodoxin family protein, which encodes MSIIAAFHASPRQGGNTDILITEALKAIDPSLHRVTLFRLNSMNITPCQNCGGCTDTGVCVIKDGMVDIYEAIRGADRIILASPIFFFCLPAQAKIMIDRCQCLWCEKYLLKREIPRGSHGRKGLLLLAGGMKKEVGVECSEATTSAFFRTISVPEHRTLSYLGIDAKGAILDHPTALADAYRAGENLVAPD
- a CDS encoding rubrerythrin family protein — translated: MSKTEKDLKEAFAGESQANRKYLAFAKKAEEEGYKQVAKLFRAAAEAETVHAHNHLRELAGIRSTRENLETAVSGESFEFQNMYPAMIVDAQGEGNKGAERSFTIANEVEKIHAALYQKALEELGKNEEHDYYICKVCGYTAEREAPDLCPVCGARKVAFYKAD
- a CDS encoding rubredoxin gives rise to the protein MTMWTCTVCGYDYDEAKNGKKFEDLPDDWRCPVCNAPQDAFEEKR
- a CDS encoding FprA family A-type flavoprotein, producing MKAVEIKPGIHWVGAIDWGVRDFHGYITHNGTSYNNYLIMDEHVTLVDCVKQEFADETIENIKRLTDFSRIENLVINHIEPDHAGGIDAIMKLIPQAVIYITERGKKGLERHFDVSKWTFKIVKNGDTLSTGKHTLLFLETPMLHWPDSMVTYIKEAKLLISQDAFGQHFASASRFDDEFVGCASTFELEDSVKDYYANILMPFGQLIKAKIGEIVKAGIEIDMIAPDHGVIWRKDPGKVLQMYLDMANGKADLRVALIYDTMWHSTERMTVPMAQGIKDEGVDCKVIKLRATSMSVAIKELWKARGCLVGSPTMNNVLFPSVAKFLYHLGGLKPKNRIMGAFGSFGWGGGAVKEAYSMIKRTAVEVAEPGLEVMYRPSEEDDRKCYEFGRDFAVKVKEYHKKFE
- a CDS encoding acyl-CoA thioesterase; the protein is MYMTRVYYQDTDAGGVVYFANYLRFVEKSWFEYLMSIGISLPEWEKSDTYVMVKTVFLDMSEKVMYGDLIRVDTSVKEVKNTNFVLIHTITKEDRAVTKIETRMVCVDGSGKLKRMPKPFMENLANRVVAT
- a CDS encoding acyl-CoA dehydrogenase family protein, whose product is MLNLSEKHLMIQKIAEKLAKDKVAPRAKDIDATGAFPWDLVDLYNKHGLLYLMLPERFGGLDGDITSLCLVIEELAKVSGTASLIPLAHNVGVMPFMVAANDEQKEYIYGKIADPDKPHLVAFALTEPEAGSDASHMRTNVVKDGEYWYLNGKKAMITNGANAQFITVFATTDSKLRTNGITAFYVEKDYPGVIVGKNEDKMGMIGSDLSEVTFDNVRLTKDNMLGEVGQGWDIAMSTLNLSRPAVGAQAVGIAQGALDFSVEYAWKRVQFGQKLADFEGIQFMIADMAIQVEAARALVYDAAHLLDMKVYERDKMSAIGVDKLSAMAKLFSADAAMKVTTDAVQILGGCGYTKDYPVERMMRDAKATQIYEGTNQIQRIIIARDIFRKFMG
- a CDS encoding DUF362 domain-containing protein; the encoded protein is MSKVYFTDLRTSPKRNLFNKIEDLLNRTKIDTKIALNDLVAVKLHFGEYGGTAFLRPVYLRIVVDRVKKAGGKPFLTDTNTLYAGSRSDSVSHLSTAMANGFDYSCTGAPIIIADGLRGANGEKISIPGEELKEVSIAREIVNADAMVVVTHVKAHDISGFGGALKNLGMGCATREGKLVQHSTVAPMINPKQCKGCKFCLKYCPAGAISMMDKKAEIREGCIGCGECVIVCPQNAVEIQWNQAQDVFQKKIVEYAYGAVKGKEKKTVYLNFIVQVSPSCDCYPHSDAAIVQDIGILASADPVAIDTASCDLIHGQPSLPNTAIKTVLAPGSDKWRALFPGIDWTIQLSHGEKLGLGEKAYTIVKI